TTCATCAGCTATTCCCGGGCCCCGGTCGGCCGCGCCACCGGCAAACCCGCCGAGTACGTCTCCCGGTTCTTCGAGGACCTCTCCGTCCACGTCAGTGAGCTGGTCGGCCCGGTGACCGGAGTGGACGCCGGCTTTCTGGACAGCTCCATCGCCGGCGGTGAACGGTGGAGCCCGGAGCTGCTCCAGGCCGCCGGCACCTGCCAGGTCTTCGTCCCGCTGGTGTCCAGCGCGCTGCTCGGCAGTGACTGGTGCGGCCGGGAGTGGGACGCGTTCTCCCGCCGGACGATCGTCCCGCGGCACAGCTCCGCCTCGCCCCACGAGACGGCCATCGTGCCGGTCACCTGGTCGCCGACGAACGGCACGGCGCTGCCCCGGGTGCTCCGCGACATCCAACGGTTCACCCCGACCGCCGTGCCGGATCCCGACATCGCGGTGCACTACCAGCGGGATGGGGTCTACGGGTTGCTGACCATGCAGTGGGAGAACGCGTACCGGGCGGTGGTCTGGCGGCTCGCCCAGCGGATCGTGGCGATCCACCGGTCGTACGTGGTGCAGCCCTGGGTGCCGGCGAGCGTGGACGAGCTGTGCAACCGGTTCAACGAGGAGCCGGGATGAGCCCGCCGACGGACCGGCGCCGACCGGCAGCGCGCGGGACGTACTTCTTCCTCAGCTACGCCCACTCGGCACCCCCGCCGGGCGCCCGCGCCGACGCCGACGTCTGGGTCGGCCAGTTCTTCGCCGACCTGTCCGACGAGGTGCGGCGCCAGGCGCGACCGGTGGCGGGGATGCGGATTGGCTTCTTCGACCAGCACATCCCGTTGGGCGCCGACTGGAAGGCGGCTCTCGCGGAGGCGCTGGGCGACGCCGAGGTCTTCGTTCCGCTCTACTCGCCCGGCTACTTCAGTCGCCCGTGGGCGTTGGGGGAGCAGGAGTCCTTCCGGGCCCGGCTGGCCGCCGCCGGGTCGGCCCGGCTGGCCGCCGGCCACCTCACCCCGGTGCTGTGGATCCCGTTCCCACCGTGGGAGACGCATCCGGAGCTGGACGGCGCCCTGGACCTGGGCCGGGACGTCCCGGCATACGCCGAGGACGGCCTGCGGGCGTTCTGCATGCTGGCCTCCTACCGGGCACAGTACGAGCTTCTGCTGAGCCGCCTGGCCAGCCGGATCGTGCACACCGCCGAGCGGCGACCGCTGGGTCCGTCCCGCGCGCCGGGCCTCGACGAGGTCGTCCGCCCGGGGCCGACCGACCCGGACTTCGTCGTCGCCGTCCTGGCGCCGACCCGGGACCACCTGCCGACCGACCGCGACCCCGCCGGCTACGCGGCCAGCGGCCGGCTGTGGCGACCGTACGGGCGCCGCCAGGAGCTGCCCGCCGCCGAGTACGCGGCCAGCACCGCCGAGCGGCTCGGGCTGTCCGCCCGCACGGCGGACTTCGCGCAGGCCGCCGGGCTGCTCGATCGCCGACCGGCCGTGCTGCTTGTCGACCCGTGGATCGCGGCCTCGCCGGACGCCGCCGCGATCCTCTCCGGCCAGCTGCACGGCCTGCGGGAGTGGGTGGTTCCACTGGTGGTCACCGACGACGACGACACCCAGGACGCCAGCCGGTGGGCGACCGAGGTGACGCAACTGCTGCACGACGCCGGCCTGCCCCAGGTCAAGCGGGCGTGCAGCATGCCGGAGTTCGTCGACCTGATGCCGGCGCTGGTCACCGAGGCTCGCCGTCAGTTCCTCAAGTACGGCCCGGTGGTTCCCTTCGAACCGCCGCCGGAGCCGGTGCCGAGCCTGCGTGACGGCCTGCCGCCGGCCGGCTCGACCGTCACCCCCGATCCCGCGTCCACGCCTGACGATCCGGCCCCATTGCGTCCCCACGGAGAAAACCGATGAACAACGATCGCGAAGGCCAGGTCGTCACCTTCTACTCGTTCAAGGGTGGGACGGGCCGGACGATGGCGTTGGCCAATGTGGCCTGGATCCTCGCGGCCAGTGGCCGGCGGGTGCTCGTCGCCGACTGGGACCTCGAGTCACCCGGCCTGCACCGCTTCTTCCACCCGTTCCTCGACGCCGAGGCGATCCAGGGCACCAGCGGTGTGATCGACATGATCCGCGACTACGAGTGGGAGACCACCCGGGTCGACGACCGGCCGGACCGCTGGATGGAGCAGTACGCCCGGGTGGGGCGGCACGCCTTCTCGCTGCGCTGGAACTTCCCCGACGGCGGGGGTCTGGACTTCCTCTCCGCGGGCCGGCAGAACAGCGACTATGCCGTCTCGGTGAGCGGGCTGGACTGGGACAACTTCTACAACCGGCTGGGCGGTGCGCAGTTCTTCGAAGCGCTGCGGGCGGACATGAAGCGCCAGTACGACTTCACCCTGATCGACAGCCGGACAGGGTTGAGCGACGTCGCCGACATCTGCACACTGCACCTTCCGGACACGCTGGTCGACTGTTTCACCCTCAGCGACCAGGGCATCGACGGCGCGGCCCGGGTGGCGCACTCGGTACGCGACAGGTACCGGCGGCGTGACATCCGCGTCCTGCCGGTGCCGATGCGCGTCGACCAGGCCGAGAAGGAGCGGGCCGAGGCGGGTCGTCTGCTGGCCATGCGGCGGTTCGCCGGGTTGCCCGCGGGCATGACCGAGGCCGAGCGGCGGCGCTACTGGGCTGCCGTCGAGGTCCCGTACCGGCCGTTCTACGCGTACGAGGAGACACTGGCGACGTTCGGGGACCCGCCCGGCTCGCCGACGTCGCTGCTGGCCGCGTTCGAGACGTTGACCGGGATCCTCACCGACGGCGCGGTGACCGCGCTGCCGCTGATGGACGAGTCGGTGCGGGAGCGGGGCAAGGCCCGTTTCCGTCGACGCACCGAGGCGATCGACGACCAGATCGTGCTCCGGTGTGCGCCGGAGGACGCCATCTGGGCCGAGTGGCTGGAGCGGGTGCTCAGCTCGGCGGGGTTGCGGGTGGTGGAGCCCACGGCCGCCGTCGGGTCCGCGGGCACGCCCGCGCCGCGCACGCTGACAGTGGTCTCGCCGGCCTACGTGGCGACGCCGTCCGGCGGTCTGCCCGACCGGGACACCAGCACCGGTTCCACGGCGCTCGCCGTGTACGTCGCCGACCTGCGCCCGCTGGCGGAGTTCCCCTCCCAGAGCTCCACCAACCTGGTCAATGTGAGCGCGGCGACCGCCGTGGAGCGGGTGTTGCGGCTGGTCGGCCGGCCGGTGCCGTCGTCTGCGGACGGCCCGGCGGGCGGGAGCACCCGTTTTCCCGGCACCGAACCGTTGATCTTCAACGCCCCCAACCGGAACGCCCGGTTCACCGGCCGGGAGGACGACCTGGCCCAGCTGCGCGCGCAACTGCAGAGCGGGGGCAGCGCGGTGGTGCTGCCGGTCGCCCTCCAGGGCATGGGCGGCGTCGGAAAGACACAGGTGGCCCTGGAGTACGTGCACCGTTACAAGACCGCGTACGACGTGGTCTGGTGGATCGTGGCGGACCCGCCGCAGTTCGTCGACACCGCCCTGGCCGACCTCGCCAGCCGCCTCGGCATCCTCGCCGGGCCGACCGTGCCCGACACGGTCCGGTCCGTGTTGCAGGTGCTGGGCCGGGGCGAGCCGTACGAGCGGTGGCTCGTCGTGCTCGACAACGCCGAGGAGCTCGACCAGATCGAGCCCTTCCTGCCCCAGGGCCCCGGGCACGTCCTGCTGACCTCGCGCAACCGCGCCTGGGGTGACCGGGCGAACCCGATCCAGGTGGACGTCTTCAACCGCACCGAGAGCGTCGCGCACCTCGCCCAGCGGGTGCCCACGATCAGCGCCGAGGAGGCCGACCGGGTGGCCGAGGCGCTCGGCGACCTGCCGATCGCGGTGGCGGCGGCTGGCGCGTGGTTGGCCGACACCGGCACGTCGGTCGCCGACTACCTGCGGCAGATCGAGCGGCACGGCCCCAGCGCGCTCTCCGTCGAGGCGACCTGGGACCTGTCGCTGAACCGGCTGCTCGACCAGGCGCCCGCCGCGTACCGGCTGTTGCAGCTCTGCTCGGTGCTGGCCCCGGAGATCGCGCTGGAGCTGATCTACAGCGACGAGATGGCGGCGGCCCTCGTGCCGTTCGACCCGTCGGTGTCGGAACGGCTCGTCCGCGGTGCGCTGGTCCAGCAGATCAACCGGCTCGCCCTGCTCAAACTCGACGTCCAGGGCGGCCGGGTCCAGGTGCACCGGTTGTTGCAGGCGGTCGTGCGCGACCGGATGACCGACGACGAGATCGACGCGGCCCGACACCAGGTGCACCTGGTGCTGGCGGCGTCCCGGCCCCGCGGTGACGTGGACGACCCGACCACCTGGCCCCGGCTGCGGATGCTCTGGCCGCACCTGGAGGTCTCCGAGGCGTTGAACTGCCCCGACGAGTCGGTGTGTCAGCTGCTCATCGACCGGGTCCGCTACCTGTGGCAGCGCGGCGGTCTGGACCAGGCCGACGGGTTCAGTCAGGAGGTGGACGAGACCTGGTCCGCCCGGCTCGGCGACACGCACGAAGAGGTCGAGGCGTCCGCGCTGGGTCGACAGTTGCTGCACCTGCGCTTCAACCGCGCGAACATCCTGCGCAGCCTGGGCCGGTTCGACGAGGCCCGGGACCTGGACGAGGCGGTGCTGGCCGAGCAACGCCGGCTGCTCGGCCCGATGCACCCGCACAGTCTGATGACCGCCGGCAGCCTCGGCGGTGACCTGCGCGCGCTCGGCCGGTACGCCGAGGCGCTGGAACGGGACCGGTCCACGTACGCCTCCTGGCTCCAGGTGTTCGGCGAGGACCACCCCCGGACGTTGAGCGCGGCCAACAACCTCGCCGTCTCCTACCGGCTGGTCGGCGACTACCGGTCCGCCCGCAGGTGGGACGACGAGGTGCACCAGCGGCGGCGGCTGGTGCTCGGCCCCACCCACCCGTACACCCTGGTCTCCGCCGTGCGTCTGGGCAGCGACCTGCGGGAAGCCGGTGAGTACGAGCGGTCGGTCACCCTGCTGCGCACCGTGTACGACACGTACTGCGAGGTGCTCGGGCCGGACGACGGCCAGAGTCTCGCCGCGCAGGTCAACCTGGCGGTGTCACTGCGCAGCGCCGGCCGGGGAGCCGAGGCCGCGCCGATGTTCGAGACGGCCTACCGCGAGCTCGACGAACGCTTCGGACCGGACAACCCGGACACGGTGGCGTCCCGGTCGAGCCGTGCGGCGAACCTTCTGGCCGTCGGCGACGCGGCCAGGGCGTTCACGGAGATGACCGCCGTGAGCCAGGCGTACGAGGAACAGCTGCGCCTCGGCGCGGAGCACCCGCACACGCTGGCGACGCTGAGCAACATCTCCGCTGCTGAGCGCGCGCTCGGGCGCAGGTCGGATGCCCGTGCGTCGGCGGCCCGGGCCTCCGGCGAGCTGCGCAAGGTGCTCGGCCCCGACCACCCGCACACCCTTGCCGCGGACGTGAACCACGCGGTGTGCCTCGCCGAGGAGGGGGAGTGGGACTCGGCGCGGGAGCGACTGCGGGAGACCGCCGGTCGCCTGGCCACGGTGATCGGCGCGGATCACCCCGACACGCTGCGCTGCCGCGGTGATCTCTCCCTGGTGTCGAGGCGGGCCGGTGGCGAGGCCCCCGCCGAGGACGTCGGCGCGGTGGCGGACCGGCTGGCCGAGGTGATCGGCCCGGAGCATCCGACGGTGCAGACCCTGCGTGAGCGGCGGTTCGTCGTCCGGGTGATCGACCCGCACACGATCTGACCGGGGTTGGTCCGGCGGGGTGGGTCAGGTCCGCCTCGCCGGGCCGAGCACTGAACGACTGTCGGTCAGACCCGCGGGGTGGTCGCGAGGTCCGGCGTGGCCAGCCAGCTGAGGGTCTGCGGCAGGATCTCCACAGCGCCGAAGTGCGCGGCGCCGGGCTGCACCTGGACCTCGGCCCGCGAGATCCGCGAGGCGAGCCAGTGGGAGTGCTCCACCGGCGAGAAGCGGTCCTGCTCGCCGTGCCAGAGCCGGACCTCCGCGCGGATGGCGCTCAGGTCGAACCCCCAGCCACGCCGTATCGCCAGCACGTCGTCGATCCAGCCCTCGGGGCCGTGCCGCAAAGCCTCGGAGTACATGTCGGTCAGCAGTCGGCGGATCGCGACGTCGTCGACGACCCGGATGTCCTCGTCGGGCAACTGGGGGCGCAGGAAGTCCAGCAGCGTCATCGGGTCCCGCCGGGCCTCCTCCGCGCGGACCTTCAGGTTGAGCGTGAGCTCGGCCAGGTCCTCGTCGGCCTGCCCGTAGTCCTCCACGTTCGACTCGGCCATCCCGGCGTACCAGTCCAGGTCGGGTGCACCGGCCGGGGCGAGCCCCACCAGCACGGCGGCCCGGGTGACCCGGTCCGGCAGCAACGCCGCACAGGCCAGGGCGTGTGGACCGCCACCGGACCGGCCCACCACCGCGAACCGCTCGATGCCGAGGTCGTCGGCGATCGCCGCCACGTCGGCGGCGGCGTCGGCGACCCGCCGACCCTCGTGCCGGTCGGAGTCGCCGTAACCGGGCCGGTCGTAACAGACGAGGTGCACGCCGAGGCGGTAGACGACGATGCCCCGGGGCCGGGGGCCGCTGCGACTCCCCGGGGTGCCGTGCAGCAGGAAGACCGCAGGACCGTCCGGCGAGCCGGAGGTCTCCACCGCGAGGTGCCGCCCCTCCGGGGTGGTGACGGTGCGCTGTGCCGCATCTTGTCGCGTCACGGTTGGCCTCCCGCGGGTCGTCATGTGCTCCCCCGTGAATGGAGCCGCGCATTGTCGGCGCTGAGTGCAAAGCCCCCGAAACCGCCCAGAACACATTCTTGTTGTGCAGCGTACTGCCCGTCGTGGATGCCCGCTATGGGCCGCCGGGTCAATGCCGGTGGGTTGGGGCCGCCGAGCGGGCCGCTACCCTGGTAGCCCGAGGGGAAGGGGCACCAAGAGGGTGGCTAGGACCTACAACGTCGTGACGTACGGCTGCCAGATGAACGTGCACGACTCTGAGCGCATCTCCGGCCTGCTCGAACAGGCCGGCTACGTGCGCGCGGTGCCCGCCGACGACACCCCGGACATCGTCGTCTTCAACACCTGCGCCGTCCGGGAGAACGCCGACAACCGGCTCTACGGCAACCTCGGTCGGCTGCGCCCCGTGAAGGACAAGCACCCCGGGATGCAGATCGCGGTCGGCGGCTGCCTGGCCCAGAAGGACCGGGGCGAGATCGTCCGCAAGGCGCCCTGGGTGGACGTCGTCTTCGGCACCCACAACATCGGCTCGCTGCCGGTGCTGCTGGAGCGGGCCCGGCACAACGCCGCCGCCGAGGTGGAGATCCTGGAGTCCCTCGACGTCTTCCCCTCCACGCTGCCCACCCGCCGCGAGTCCACGTACGCCGGGTGGGTGTCGATCTCGGTCGGCTGCAACAACACCTGCACGTTCTGCATCGTGCCCGCGCTGCGCGGCAAGGAGAAGGACCGCCGTCCCGGCGACATCCTCTCCGAGGTGCGCGCGCTGGTCGACGAGGGCGTGCTGGAGGTGACCCTGCTCGGGCAGAACGTCAACTCCTACGGGGTGGAGTTCGGCGACCGGTACGCGTTCGGCAAGCTGCTGCGGGCCTGCGGTGACATCGACGGGTTGGAGCGGGTCCGGTTCACCAGCCCGCACCCGAAGGACTTCACCGACGACGTGATCGCCGCGATGGCCGAGACGCCGAACGTCTGCCACTCGCTGCACATGCCGTTGCAGTCCGGCTCCGACGACGTGCTCCGGGCGATGCGCCGGTCCTACCGCTCCGAGCGCTACCTGGGGATCATCGAGAAGGTCCGGGCGGCGATGCCGGACGCGGCGATCACCACCGACATCATCGTCGGCTTCCCGGGTGAGACCGAGGCCGACTTCCAGCGCACCCTGGACGTGGTCCGCGAGGCCCGGTTCTCCTCGGCCTTCACCTTCCAGTACTCGAAGCGCCCCGGCACCCCCGCAGCGACCATGGACGACCAGTTGCCCAAGCAGGTCGTGCAGGAGCGCTACGAGCGGCTGATCGAAACCGTCGAGGAGATCACCTGGGCGGAGAACAAGCGCCTGGTGGGCGAGACCGTCGAGGTGCTGGTCGCGGTCGGCGAGGGCCGCAAGGACGAGCGCACCGGCCGGATGTCCGGTCGGGCCCGCGACGGCCGGCTCGTGCACTTCGCGACCGACACCGCGGACGGGGAGTCGCTGGCCGACCAGATCCGCCCGGGTGACATCGTGCACACCACGATCACGTACGCCGCGCCGCACCACCTCAACGCCGACGGCGCGCCGGTGGCGCACCGGCGCACCCGGGCCGGCGACGCGGCCGAGGCGGGGCGCTCCCCGCGTACCCCCGGGGTGTTGCTCGGTCTGCCCACGATCGGCGCACCGCCGGTCGTTGCCGCACCGACCGCCGGCTGCGCCACCCACTGAGCACGCGAGGGCCCCTTGTCGTCGCACCACGACAAGGGGCCCTCGTTCAGACCGGCGCCGGCGGACGACCGACGCGGGAAGCGCCGGCCGTCCCGACAACTCAGCAGCTGGCGCCGTTGAGCTTTACCGTGCCCGGCGCGCTGGCGGTGCCGTTGGCGGTGAAGCCCACGGTGACCGACCCGCCCGCCGACAGCGACGGGGCGTGCCCCGGCGCGGCCGCGGTGATCGTCGTGCCGGACTGGGAGACCGTGGCGTTCCAGCCACTGCCCAACGTCACCCCGGACGGCCAGGTCCAGGTGACCGACCACGGGTTCACCGCGGCGGAGCCGGTGTTCTTCACTGTCAACTCACCCTGGAAGCCGCCCTGCCAGGCGTTGACCTGCCGGTAACTCACAGTGCAGGCGCCGGCGGGCGGGTCCGTCGGTCCGTCGGGCGGTGGGGTGGTGGTGCCGCCACCGGTCGGCGCGATCAGGTACGGCTGGAGGATCGCCTGCTTGGTGGTGTTGATGTTCGTCCAGTCGTCCAGCGCGATGCCGCCGGTGTCACCCGAGTTCGGGTTCCACGACCAGTAGGTGAAGGACATCCCGGTCACCCCGGTGCCGGTGTAGGCCATCAACTTCTCGAGCCACACCCTGTCCTTCGGGTCCGCCAGGGTGCTGCCGAACTCACCCATCATGATCGGCGCGATGTTCTGCTTGTACAGGTAACCCCAGTACTTGTCCCAGATGGCCGGCATGTTCGCCGGGTAGTCCGGGGCGTCGAACCAGCTCTGTCGGTAGACCGAGGTGGCGTACTCGTGCGGCGAGTAGACCAGGCGGTTCGCCACGTTCAGCCGTACCGGGAACTGACCGGCCTTGGACAGGTTGCCACCCCACCAACCACAGTCCTCGTCGTTGCTGGTGTCGCCGTCCCACACGTTGGAGAGGCCACCGCTGGGGCAGCTCACCCCCTCCACGAAGATCAACCAGTTGGGTTGGACGCCGAGGATCGCGTTACCGGCCCGCTCGGCGGCGAGCCGCCAGTCCCGGGTGGTGTCGCCGCAACCCCAGCACGCGCCGGTGGCCGCCGGGTTCGTGCCCTCGGCGTGCGGCTCGTTGTGCAGGTCCGCGCCGATCACCGTGGGGTTGCCCGCGTACCGCTGGGCCAGCATCTTCCAGTCGTTGATCCAGGTCGCCTCGGAAACCGTCGGCGTGTACCACAGCGGCGACTGCCCGGCCGCCGTCGGCCGGTGCCGGTCCAGGATGATCCGCATCCCCTTGCTGCCGGCGTAGTCGATCACCTTGTCCAGGATCTGCAACGGCGACAACCCGACCAGATCCGGGTTGACGAAGTCGTTGACCCCGCTGGCGGTCGCGCCCGGCTTCAGCGCGTCGTTCGAGTACGGCACCCGCAACGTGTTGTAACCCAGCCGGGCCATCGTGTCGAGCTGCCCCCGCCACGGGTTGTTCGACCACAGCCCGTGGAAGGTTTTGTTGTCGGTCTCCATGCCGAACCAGTTGATACCGGTCAACCGGACCGTGGCGCCGGTGCTGTCCAC
This portion of the Micromonospora zamorensis genome encodes:
- a CDS encoding TIR-like protein FxsC, producing the protein MSTVDAPSRLRAPLFFISYSRAPVGRATGKPAEYVSRFFEDLSVHVSELVGPVTGVDAGFLDSSIAGGERWSPELLQAAGTCQVFVPLVSSALLGSDWCGREWDAFSRRTIVPRHSSASPHETAIVPVTWSPTNGTALPRVLRDIQRFTPTAVPDPDIAVHYQRDGVYGLLTMQWENAYRAVVWRLAQRIVAIHRSYVVQPWVPASVDELCNRFNEEPG
- a CDS encoding TIR-like protein FxsC — translated: MSPPTDRRRPAARGTYFFLSYAHSAPPPGARADADVWVGQFFADLSDEVRRQARPVAGMRIGFFDQHIPLGADWKAALAEALGDAEVFVPLYSPGYFSRPWALGEQESFRARLAAAGSARLAAGHLTPVLWIPFPPWETHPELDGALDLGRDVPAYAEDGLRAFCMLASYRAQYELLLSRLASRIVHTAERRPLGPSRAPGLDEVVRPGPTDPDFVVAVLAPTRDHLPTDRDPAGYAASGRLWRPYGRRQELPAAEYAASTAERLGLSARTADFAQAAGLLDRRPAVLLVDPWIAASPDAAAILSGQLHGLREWVVPLVVTDDDDTQDASRWATEVTQLLHDAGLPQVKRACSMPEFVDLMPALVTEARRQFLKYGPVVPFEPPPEPVPSLRDGLPPAGSTVTPDPASTPDDPAPLRPHGENR
- the fxsT gene encoding FxSxx-COOH system tetratricopeptide repeat protein, whose product is MNNDREGQVVTFYSFKGGTGRTMALANVAWILAASGRRVLVADWDLESPGLHRFFHPFLDAEAIQGTSGVIDMIRDYEWETTRVDDRPDRWMEQYARVGRHAFSLRWNFPDGGGLDFLSAGRQNSDYAVSVSGLDWDNFYNRLGGAQFFEALRADMKRQYDFTLIDSRTGLSDVADICTLHLPDTLVDCFTLSDQGIDGAARVAHSVRDRYRRRDIRVLPVPMRVDQAEKERAEAGRLLAMRRFAGLPAGMTEAERRRYWAAVEVPYRPFYAYEETLATFGDPPGSPTSLLAAFETLTGILTDGAVTALPLMDESVRERGKARFRRRTEAIDDQIVLRCAPEDAIWAEWLERVLSSAGLRVVEPTAAVGSAGTPAPRTLTVVSPAYVATPSGGLPDRDTSTGSTALAVYVADLRPLAEFPSQSSTNLVNVSAATAVERVLRLVGRPVPSSADGPAGGSTRFPGTEPLIFNAPNRNARFTGREDDLAQLRAQLQSGGSAVVLPVALQGMGGVGKTQVALEYVHRYKTAYDVVWWIVADPPQFVDTALADLASRLGILAGPTVPDTVRSVLQVLGRGEPYERWLVVLDNAEELDQIEPFLPQGPGHVLLTSRNRAWGDRANPIQVDVFNRTESVAHLAQRVPTISAEEADRVAEALGDLPIAVAAAGAWLADTGTSVADYLRQIERHGPSALSVEATWDLSLNRLLDQAPAAYRLLQLCSVLAPEIALELIYSDEMAAALVPFDPSVSERLVRGALVQQINRLALLKLDVQGGRVQVHRLLQAVVRDRMTDDEIDAARHQVHLVLAASRPRGDVDDPTTWPRLRMLWPHLEVSEALNCPDESVCQLLIDRVRYLWQRGGLDQADGFSQEVDETWSARLGDTHEEVEASALGRQLLHLRFNRANILRSLGRFDEARDLDEAVLAEQRRLLGPMHPHSLMTAGSLGGDLRALGRYAEALERDRSTYASWLQVFGEDHPRTLSAANNLAVSYRLVGDYRSARRWDDEVHQRRRLVLGPTHPYTLVSAVRLGSDLREAGEYERSVTLLRTVYDTYCEVLGPDDGQSLAAQVNLAVSLRSAGRGAEAAPMFETAYRELDERFGPDNPDTVASRSSRAANLLAVGDAARAFTEMTAVSQAYEEQLRLGAEHPHTLATLSNISAAERALGRRSDARASAARASGELRKVLGPDHPHTLAADVNHAVCLAEEGEWDSARERLRETAGRLATVIGADHPDTLRCRGDLSLVSRRAGGEAPAEDVGAVADRLAEVIGPEHPTVQTLRERRFVVRVIDPHTI
- a CDS encoding alpha/beta fold hydrolase; this translates as MTRQDAAQRTVTTPEGRHLAVETSGSPDGPAVFLLHGTPGSRSGPRPRGIVVYRLGVHLVCYDRPGYGDSDRHEGRRVADAAADVAAIADDLGIERFAVVGRSGGGPHALACAALLPDRVTRAAVLVGLAPAGAPDLDWYAGMAESNVEDYGQADEDLAELTLNLKVRAEEARRDPMTLLDFLRPQLPDEDIRVVDDVAIRRLLTDMYSEALRHGPEGWIDDVLAIRRGWGFDLSAIRAEVRLWHGEQDRFSPVEHSHWLASRISRAEVQVQPGAAHFGAVEILPQTLSWLATPDLATTPRV
- the miaB gene encoding tRNA (N6-isopentenyl adenosine(37)-C2)-methylthiotransferase MiaB gives rise to the protein MARTYNVVTYGCQMNVHDSERISGLLEQAGYVRAVPADDTPDIVVFNTCAVRENADNRLYGNLGRLRPVKDKHPGMQIAVGGCLAQKDRGEIVRKAPWVDVVFGTHNIGSLPVLLERARHNAAAEVEILESLDVFPSTLPTRRESTYAGWVSISVGCNNTCTFCIVPALRGKEKDRRPGDILSEVRALVDEGVLEVTLLGQNVNSYGVEFGDRYAFGKLLRACGDIDGLERVRFTSPHPKDFTDDVIAAMAETPNVCHSLHMPLQSGSDDVLRAMRRSYRSERYLGIIEKVRAAMPDAAITTDIIVGFPGETEADFQRTLDVVREARFSSAFTFQYSKRPGTPAATMDDQLPKQVVQERYERLIETVEEITWAENKRLVGETVEVLVAVGEGRKDERTGRMSGRARDGRLVHFATDTADGESLADQIRPGDIVHTTITYAAPHHLNADGAPVAHRRTRAGDAAEAGRSPRTPGVLLGLPTIGAPPVVAAPTAGCATH
- a CDS encoding cellulase family glycosylhydrolase, which gives rise to MHRPTSFGGALAALATAAAGALVAVAVSTGPAVAAPGGTGTGYLHTSGNQIVDSTGATVRLTGINWFGMETDNKTFHGLWSNNPWRGQLDTMARLGYNTLRVPYSNDALKPGATASGVNDFVNPDLVGLSPLQILDKVIDYAGSKGMRIILDRHRPTAAGQSPLWYTPTVSEATWINDWKMLAQRYAGNPTVIGADLHNEPHAEGTNPAATGACWGCGDTTRDWRLAAERAGNAILGVQPNWLIFVEGVSCPSGGLSNVWDGDTSNDEDCGWWGGNLSKAGQFPVRLNVANRLVYSPHEYATSVYRQSWFDAPDYPANMPAIWDKYWGYLYKQNIAPIMMGEFGSTLADPKDRVWLEKLMAYTGTGVTGMSFTYWSWNPNSGDTGGIALDDWTNINTTKQAILQPYLIAPTGGGTTTPPPDGPTDPPAGACTVSYRQVNAWQGGFQGELTVKNTGSAAVNPWSVTWTWPSGVTLGSGWNATVSQSGTTITAAAPGHAPSLSAGGSVTVGFTANGTASAPGTVKLNGASC